ATCGACTTCATGAAGAATAAGGAGCCCAAGCCAACCACTGAGCAGTGGAAGGAAATGTCCGACAGCATCCGGAAAAAGTTCAAGAACAGGCCTGATTTCCTTTCCCTTGCGGAAGAGATTGACGAAGAATTCGTCCGTCCCTTCCAGGATAGCAGTGACACGGCCAAGGCTCTTGCCCGTGAACGCCGCCAGCTTGATCGTTCCACCAAGGATGGCCGTGCCGACCTTTCCGTTCAATCTCTCCGTCGTCAAGTGGATCATCTGCTTGAGGGCGAGAAGAACGATGAAGTCAATACATTGTTCAAGAAAGCTTTGCGTGATTATAGCGGCAAACTTGATACCCTTTCTTCCGTGATGGACATGTATTGGGGCTTCGCTAAAGACAACCCCAAATATACGAACCAGGCCCTCAGCTCCATGGAACGCATCTACCGCTCCAAGGTGGAAACGGGTGGGGATTATTTCAAAATCTCCCAGGAAGTCCGGCTTCAGAAAAAACTGGGTAATTTCTTTATTGAAGCGGGCGATGACCGGAAAGGTGAAAAAATCATCAAAAAAGCGGAACAGCGTCTCGAAACCGCTAAAAAGAATGCCTGATCTCCGATCTCCTTGCTGCATTCCTGGGCAGCCCTTCAAAATGAAGGACAGCCCCGGAATGAAAAAGCAAGTGATGTGATAGGGGAGTATTATTGTGCCGAAATGTAACAGGCCGGATAGTCTTGAGAGGGCATCCAGGTAGGCAGCTTTTTGACCTCCGCTTTGGCTTCCGGAGAGACGGGAATGCGCCAGGTTTCGAAATATTTGGCGAGGTTTTTACCGGCACCTTTGGAAAGTTCGACCATGAGCCAGTCCCATTTGGCGTCGTTGGATGTCTTTTTGGCATCGTACGGGTTTGCGTGGTAGGCGATGGCAGCTGCGCGGAAAGGTTTGAAGCCGATGCCTTTCATGAGGTCGGCAAAGAAAGCGAGGCGCAGGGAATGATCCCGGTTTTCGTGGTATGTTTCCGTTCCGGTGAAGTAGGCATTCAGTTTCTGGGCAAGGGATTTGGATTTGAGTCCTCCCCAGGCATTGGAAAAATCCAGTCCGATACCTTGAACCTGGCAGATCAGGGAAAAGAGATTGACTGTGACTTCGCCCAAGCCGTCGAGGCGGAAGGGAGGCGTTTGATGGTTGTGTCCCAATTCATGCCAGAATCCCCAGCTTCCATGTGTGAGGAGGGAGCCGGTAGCGATGGGTTTTCCCCAGCCGAACAAGCCCATGGCCGGGTAGCCTGAGTGACCGGACCCGGCGGAAATTTGCCGGTCTACAACAATACGCATGGGTGATTTTAATTTGTTGGGGAATTTGTCCCAGGCGATCAACCAGTCTTCCAGAGCCATGTTTTTCTGGAGGCAAGCGGCGATGGACTGTATGTCCGGACATTGCTTCAGTTGGTCGATGGCGAGGGTGACAGTCAGTCTCGGTGTCTGGATTTCTCCCCAGGGAGCGGTGGTGGTGGCTAGTTGCTGTTTCCAGTCGTCGGTGGAGGTTTTACCCAGGATGAAAATCGGGCTGGGAACGGCAGGGGATATGGTGACGTCAAAGGGCTGGGTTTCATGCTGGTTGCCGTTGACGCAGACGTAGATAAGGCCTCCCATGGGGTTTGTAATTTCCGTCGTGGTACCGGTGACGGGTTTGGAAACGGTGATGTCGGGGAGACGGCTCCATTGCTTGTGCCGTTCTCCGAGTTTATCCTTGTGGCAACCGATGCGAACATCATAAATGTTTTTGTTCCGTTTGCCTTCTTCCTGGCGAAGAGTGACGTTTTCCGGGAAGGTGACAGTTACCTTCCCGCCGGGAGGTGCATACAACCCTGTACTGTGCCAACCGGCGAAAGAGGGATCGACTGTGATTGTACGAGTGACGAGCTTGACGTCTTTTTCCCCGGGCAATCCGGGGTAGTCGGCTGCAGCCGGGCAGGCCGAAAGGGAGGAGGGATCTGCCTTGTGCCATGATTTACACAAGGACTGGAGGGAGGCTCTTTGAGTGTCGTCCTTCCCGGATTTCCATTTATTTTGTGCTGTGGGGAAGCCGTTAGGCATCTCCATTTTGGCGGCGTCGGCCCAGTTCCATGTACCAGCGGGTTTGTCTCGGTCTGTGTGAATGGCATTTTTGGTGGCGGGAGCAAAAACGGGAGAATCCGGCGAGAGGTCGGAACCTTCGGCGGATTCGGAGATGAGATAAGTAACTGCTGTAATAGCCAGTAATCCAAGTGTGTAGAGCGTGGGCTTCATGATATTATAAGAAAAAGAATAACATAATTATATACTCCGGTATGGGCGTGGTTGTTTCACACGAATTGATTTTTTGAGATCTTTCTTTTCTTTGTCCCCGGATTGGAAAAACCTCGTAAGTTTTTTCTTTCCTTCTGCGTACTTGTAACATCGCAGATGTTTGGTACCTTGTTGAATTGATCGGATAAGTAGCTTATGAAACGAAAAAATCTCTATAGAATATCCTCCTGTCTCATTTTTCTAGCATGTAGTATGGGAGGTGGCGCCCAGGAAACTCCTGTTGCCGATGACTACAAAAATCCGGCGCTGCCTCTTGAAGAGAGGGTTGAATCCTTGTTGAGTCAGATGACATTGGAAGAAAAAGCCTTGCAGCTTAGCCAGGGTGTTCTCGGACAGGATTACAATGTCAATAATCTCGTGGGAGGAAAGGCTCAGGATGACCCGCGGATAGGCTCGATGATTTGTGCGCTGGAAGATCCGGAAAAGCGTAACGCCTATCAGAAGTTTATTGTGGAAAAGAGCCGATTGGGGATTCCCATGATCTTTGGCTATGATGTGATTCATGGGTATAAGACCATTTTCCCCGTGCCACTGGCCCAGGCTTGTTCCTGGAATCCGGAATTGGTGCGCGAAAGTTGTGTTGTTGCTGCCAAAGAGAGCAAGGCATCAGGCATCGACTGGACATTTTCACCGATGATCGACATCGGACGTGATCCCCGTTGGGGGCGCGTTGTGGAAGGTTACGGAGAAGATCCTTATGCTACGGGAGTATTTGCCGCTGCCGCTGTCAAGGGGTACCAGGGAGAGACTATACCGTATAGAATTGCTGCTTGTTTGAAGCATTTTGTCGGGTACGGCGTGTCGGAAGGCGGACGGGATTATTCTTATACGGATATTTCCCGTCAGGCTCTCTGGGAGACATACCTGCCTCCTTACGAAGCCGGCGTTCAAGCCGGAGCCAGGACTCTGATGGGAGCTTTCAATGACATTTGTGGGGTGCCGGCTTCGGCTAAT
This is a stretch of genomic DNA from Akkermansia sp. N21116. It encodes these proteins:
- a CDS encoding M60 family metallopeptidase, whose protein sequence is MKPTLYTLGLLAITAVTYLISESAEGSDLSPDSPVFAPATKNAIHTDRDKPAGTWNWADAAKMEMPNGFPTAQNKWKSGKDDTQRASLQSLCKSWHKADPSSLSACPAAADYPGLPGEKDVKLVTRTITVDPSFAGWHSTGLYAPPGGKVTVTFPENVTLRQEEGKRNKNIYDVRIGCHKDKLGERHKQWSRLPDITVSKPVTGTTTEITNPMGGLIYVCVNGNQHETQPFDVTISPAVPSPIFILGKTSTDDWKQQLATTTAPWGEIQTPRLTVTLAIDQLKQCPDIQSIAACLQKNMALEDWLIAWDKFPNKLKSPMRIVVDRQISAGSGHSGYPAMGLFGWGKPIATGSLLTHGSWGFWHELGHNHQTPPFRLDGLGEVTVNLFSLICQVQGIGLDFSNAWGGLKSKSLAQKLNAYFTGTETYHENRDHSLRLAFFADLMKGIGFKPFRAAAIAYHANPYDAKKTSNDAKWDWLMVELSKGAGKNLAKYFETWRIPVSPEAKAEVKKLPTWMPSQDYPACYISAQ